ATTAATTTCATCGGGAGACATAATTCCTGCATCAAACTTGATATACCCGTTATTAGACGGCTGTTCACCTTCTTTTTCAACCTTTTTTTCCACGTTGACCTTAACGGGCTCCCATTTAGCAACGTTATCTAAAAAACAGTATCCTATCTCACTGCTACCCTCTTCGATAATGAACCATTCATCCTCCGCCAATGTTTCCATAACCATTGGAAAAAGGATATTTTCTTCTTTAAAAATCATCTCTTTTACTCTTACAGTCGTTTCTTCCGCCTTGCCTGTCAAGTGCTCCCTGTTAACACTGCTGTAGTCTGATAATAATGCCCTCACTTCCTTAATGGCATCTCTTATCTCATCATCAACTCCCCACATTACCTTAGGAGGTGCCGTAATTTGATACTTTTCCATAAAAGGAAACAAAAGATTTTCCTTTCTTGAGTAGTGCTTGTCAATTTCCCAAAGCTTTTCAAAGCCATTTCTGAGATTTTGTATATTTTCATGTGAATCCTTGCTTCGGAATTTATCAATATCTGTCTTGATTTTGTCGATCAGACTTTCTATTTTTTTATTTTCAAGCTTAAAAGTGTGGACAGGGTGTCCCGGAACATCCTCCGGCTTTTGTGGCCTGTGAATTTCTTCAATCGAACCCTTAAAAACAGCCGTTAAAAGCAAATCTCAGATTGCTTTTAGCGGCCTCTATCCCTTGTGAATTAAAGACAAACCTTTTGTTTTGTTTCGCCCTCTATTTTTCCAATACCATAACCGTAGCAAAAAGATTGGTACATACTTGTTACTATCAGTGAATGTAAACAATCCCTTTCTTCCTCGTTAAGCCCCATATCCATAGTTCGCATAAAATTTCTTGTTTTATCACGTGCTATAAGCTTTATAGCCTCTCTTGTGCCTGCCAGATCCTTTTCCAGTTTTTCTTTTCCCTGATGCAGGTATTCTTTTATGATGGTTTCAAATGTTTGTGACGGTTGTACATTGTGAGTATCTGCCATTTTAGCCTCCATAACCCAATATCCTAAGATAAAGGCTCTTTTGTAATATTTAATAATATTACTAAGTGTTTCCATGACATGGATTTCCTATACATCCGCCTTGTCAGATACCATAAATTTTATAATCTTTTTTACGCTCTTTTCAAATTTAGTTCTAGCCAGCATTACCTGGTGGGCACAGCCAACACATTTTATCCTGAAATCAGCCCCGGTACGAATAATCTCCCATTGCTTGCTGCCGCAGGGATGCTGTTTTTTCATTTCAACTATATCACCAACTGAAAATTTATCAGACATGTTTTGTTATTCCTTTCATTCAGGCCTTATAAGTCTGGTTCTGTCAAAGAACTCAAGCCCGTTTTTCTCAAACTCTTCCTTTATTTTAAGACGTATATGCCGTTCAATCTCCCACTGTCCATTTGGGAGCGTCCGTGCAGTAATCCTAAGATTCATATTATGTTCACCAAGACTGGTTATTCCGAGTATGGACGGTTCTTCAGTAAATGTGTCAAATTCATCTTTCACCTCACTGCAAACCTTTTTTGCAATTTCAGTAACCTTACCCATATTGCTTGAATAAGCTATCGGAATATCCACAATAACCAGTTTGTTATCTCTGGTATGGTTAATAACCTTTCTTATCTCTCCATTAGGGATAATATACAAATCTCCTGTATAATTTTTCAGTCTTGTAACTCTCAGCTCCATATGCTCAACAGTACCTGTCAGGCCTTCAATAGTTACCATATCCCCAACTGCATACTGATCCTCAAGGAGTATAAAAAAACCTGAAATTGTATCCTTCACAAGACTCTGTGCACCAAACCCCAAAGCAACACCTCCTACGCCTGCCGCGGCAAGTATTGCCTTTAAGTCAAGAATCCCTGATAATATTATGAGCAAAGCACTTATATAAACAGTGTATTTAAATACGCTTATTGTCAGTGTTGAAATGGTGTCAATCCTTTTATCATCAATCTTAAATTTTAATTTCTTTTGTTTATCAAAAAGCTTTTTTATTACTATTCTTCCGATTTTTACTAACACAAATGAAACTATCAGGACTACCACTGTTTTAAGTACAATCATGGCAGGGTCGTAAAAATCCCCAAGCAGATTTTCAAGCCTTTCTTTTAAAGTACCCAGCAATTCTTTTTCCTCCGCTTCTGTGTCATAGCCTAAAAAATTTATAGTGTACTCTTCGGACTATTTTAACATACTGAAACAAGCCTTTCAAATAGCTTTAAATGCGTACGGTTCTTTCTCCACAAATTCTCAGGATGCCACTGTACACTTAGAACGAACTTCTTATTCTCATTACTTATTGCTTCAATAATACCATCCTTAGAACACGCATTTACAGTAAATCCTGGAGCAACCTCGTTGACGGCCTGATGATGAAAAGAATTAACCTTCAAATTATCCATTCCAAAAACACTATAAAGGCAGGAAGATTTCATTATATTAACATCGTGTATCTGAAACCACCTTGGAGCCTGCTGACTGTGCTTTAACAACGTGTTTCCGGTACTACATTCGGCATATATGTCTTGATATATACTTCCTCCCGCAGCAATATTCATAATCTGACAGCCCCTACAAATACCAAGAATAGGTTTATCCATGACTATTGCCTGTTGCGTAAGAAAAATCTCCATACTGTCCCGGATTGGTGAAATTTCATTTGTATATGGCATATTCCCTTTGCCGAAATATGCTGCATCGATATCCGGGCCTCCTGAAAGTATAAACCCGTTACATATGTCCAGATACTCAACCCACGCACTTTTTTCTTCAGTTACAGGGATTATAACAGGTAATCCTCCACATTGAATAATTGCCTCATAATAATCGTCCTTTAAAGTGCTGATACTTTTCTCATAATCAAATGCAGCAGTAATTCCAATTATCGGCTTGCCC
This genomic stretch from Ruminiclostridium cellulolyticum H10 harbors:
- a CDS encoding DUF438 domain-containing protein; this encodes MLLTAVFKGSIEEIHRPQKPEDVPGHPVHTFKLENKKIESLIDKIKTDIDKFRSKDSHENIQNLRNGFEKLWEIDKHYSRKENLLFPFMEKYQITAPPKVMWGVDDEIRDAIKEVRALLSDYSSVNREHLTGKAEETTVRVKEMIFKEENILFPMVMETLAEDEWFIIEEGSSEIGYCFLDNVAKWEPVKVNVEKKVEKEGEQPSNNGYIKFDAGIMSPDEINAVLNTLPFDMTFVDKDGIVKYFTQGKERIFARTKAIIGREVQNCHPPASVHIVEKIVEELSSGKKDHEDFWIRMGDRFAYIRYFAVRNAKSEYLGTIEVTQDIKPIQDITGKKRLASFT
- a CDS encoding mechanosensitive ion channel family protein, with product MLGTLKERLENLLGDFYDPAMIVLKTVVVLIVSFVLVKIGRIVIKKLFDKQKKLKFKIDDKRIDTISTLTISVFKYTVYISALLIILSGILDLKAILAAAGVGGVALGFGAQSLVKDTISGFFILLEDQYAVGDMVTIEGLTGTVEHMELRVTRLKNYTGDLYIIPNGEIRKVINHTRDNKLVIVDIPIAYSSNMGKVTEIAKKVCSEVKDEFDTFTEEPSILGITSLGEHNMNLRITARTLPNGQWEIERHIRLKIKEEFEKNGLEFFDRTRLIRPE
- a CDS encoding gamma-glutamyl-gamma-aminobutyrate hydrolase family protein, encoding MYKGKPIIGITAAFDYEKSISTLKDDYYEAIIQCGGLPVIIPVTEEKSAWVEYLDICNGFILSGGPDIDAAYFGKGNMPYTNEISPIRDSMEIFLTQQAIVMDKPILGICRGCQIMNIAAGGSIYQDIYAECSTGNTLLKHSQQAPRWFQIHDVNIMKSSCLYSVFGMDNLKVNSFHHQAVNEVAPGFTVNACSKDGIIEAISNENKKFVLSVQWHPENLWRKNRTHLKLFERLVSVC
- a CDS encoding DUF951 domain-containing protein, with protein sequence MSDKFSVGDIVEMKKQHPCGSKQWEIIRTGADFRIKCVGCAHQVMLARTKFEKSVKKIIKFMVSDKADV